Genomic segment of Terriglobales bacterium:
GGACGCCTGAAGCAGAGGAAGGGCAATGGCCAAAGAAAAATTTGATCGCAGCAAGCCGCACGTGAACGTGGGGACGATCGGGCACATCGACCACGGCAAGACGACGCTCACGGCGGCGATCACCAAGGTGCTGTCGAAGCACAACCCGAAGATCCAGTTCCGGTCG
This window contains:
- a CDS encoding GTP-binding protein translates to MAKEKFDRSKPHVNVGTIGHIDHGKTTLTAAITKVLSKHNPKIQFRS